Proteins from a genomic interval of Capsicum annuum cultivar UCD-10X-F1 chromosome 4, UCD10Xv1.1, whole genome shotgun sequence:
- the LOC107867423 gene encoding E3 ubiquitin-protein ligase ATL15-like: MKKIIDLSHEFCAISLCFCLLVAARATAQTDTLSSPPPPFSFDTKIKINPPTAIILVTLISVFFAMGIVSVYVRQCAERRFAIDFEFGDEDSRQRGARARGLDIAVIASFPMFLYSDVKDLKIGKSALECAICLNEFEDVESLRLLPKCSHVFHPCCIDTWLLSHVTCPVCRANLIPDPVGHLLNSRSGGSPDLEFSNQVHEVNDTVIDINSIGSPEVINIVQTPVHNRPPRANWKRQKITGKFPRSHSTGHSPVQPGEDVERFTLRLPEEVRNKLINSNSFRAQNNSLLFPGERSVTKGYRSSSVGAGSLRINHEDYERFNEEGRVDRWGFTTTPPFFWRAGSTRSSKDGNGTGDDIMAVPKNLYKSVKLPFDRVFEKDNTGERSFNKLRSGSPSN, translated from the coding sequence ATGAAGAAAATAATCGACCTCAGCCATGAATTTTGCGCGATTTCCCTCTGTTTTTGTCTTCTCGTTGCGGCACGTGCCACAGCGCAGACAGACACACtgtcatcaccaccaccaccattttcATTCGACACGAAAATAAAAATCAATCCACCAACGGCTATCATTCTAGTTACACTTATAAGTGTGTTTTTCGCGATGGGCATTGTTTCAGTCTACGTACGTCAATGCGCTGAGCGCCGCTTCGCCATCGACTTCGAATTTGGTGACGAAGATTCTAGGCAACGCGGCGCTCGAGCGCGTGGTCTAGACATAGCTGTAATTGCATCTTTCCCTATGTTCCTTTACTCAGATGTTAAGGATCTCAAAATTGGGAAATCAGCATTAGAGTGTGCTATTTGCTTAAACGAATTTGAAGATGTTGAATCTCTTCGACTTCTTCCTAAATGCTCTCATGTGTTTCACCCATGTTGCATCGACACTTGGTTACTTTCTCACGTCACTTGCCCTGTTTGTCGTGCCAATTTAATCCCTGACCCAGTGGGCCACTTACTGAATTCCAGGTCAGGTGGATCACCTGACCTGGAATTCAGTAATCAGGTCCATGAGGTGAATGACACAGTGATAGATATCAACAGCATTGGTTCACCTGAAGTGATAAATATAGTACAAACGCCTGTACATAATCGTCCACCAAGGGCAAATTGGAAACGACAGAAAATTACAGGGAAATTTCCTAGGTCTCACTCGACCGGTCACTCACCGGTACAACCCGGAGAAGATGTGGAGCGGTTTACGTTAAGGTTACCAGAAGAGGTTCgtaacaaattaattaattcaaattcatttCGAGCACAAAACAACTCGTTATTATTTCCAGGGGAAAGAAGTGTGACAAAAGGGTACAGAAGTAGTAGTGTTGGAGCCGGTTCATTACGGATTAATCATGAAGATTACGAGCGGTTCAATGAGGAGGGCCGGGTGGACCGGTGGGGGTTTACAACAACTCCACCTTTCTTTTGGAGAGCCGGTTCAACCCGGTCATCTAAGGATGGTAACGGAACCGGAGATGATATAATGGCGGTTCCTAAAAATCTGTATAAGTCCGTTAAGTTGCCGTTTGATCGGGTATTCGAAAAAGATAATACTGGTGAACGATCGTTTAACAAACTTAGATCAGGCAGTCCGAGTAATTAA
- the LOC107867424 gene encoding putative clathrin assembly protein At4g40080: MSSKRKLRDIIGILKDKASLIKANLSTKRSISSIQVTVIRATTHASASPPRNHRISAIISAGDHSLPAIYACINAIMDRLHSTNNPYVALKCLFIFHNIMAKGSLLYKDHASFSPSSGGHNSLNLSGFYDKSDVETRQLSSWVRWYANVLERNMITSRTLGSYISPSSRLSINFDKIASHKENNTGFSNSVTELESLVCMVEGICDAPESQYCQKIDLVHEIMILVAEDYRSTQYHILIRLVELTGRVSRLSYLDLSELILCLTRLEGCRKKLNELFIRRKNDLFWEMVSQKKMEMEKVKHERERQSFLLWNVDENSAELTWSSQSFGKNQLLVAAV, translated from the coding sequence ATGAGCAGTAAAAGAAAACTCAGGGACATTATTGGTATTTTGAAAGACAAAGCTTCCCTTATCAAAGCCAATTTATCAACAAAACGTAGCATTTCATCGATTCAAGTTACGGTTATACGCGCCACCACACACGCCTCCGCATCTCCGCCAAGGAACCACCGCATCTCCGCCATCATATCAGCCGGGGACCACTCTCTCCCCGCCATATACGCGTGCATCAACGCGATCATGGACCGCCTTCATAGCACTAACAATCCGTACGTTGCCCTAAAATgtctattcatttttcataacaTTATGGCTAAAGGTTCATTATTATACAAAGACCATGCATCATTTTCCCCTTCTTCTGGTGGTCATAATTCGTTAAATCTTTCGGGATTTTACGATAAATCTGACGTCGAAACGCGACAACTTTCATCATGGGTACGATGGTACGCTAATGTCCTTGAACGTAACATGATAACGTCTAGGACATTAGGCTCCTATATTTCTCCATCGTCAAGATTATCGATAAATTTCGATAAAATAGCAAGTCATAAGGAAAACAATACTGGATTTTCAAATTCTGTAACAGAATTGGAATCATTGGTGTGCATGGTGGAAGGTATTTGCGACGCACCAGAGTCACAATATTGTCAAAAAATTGACCTAGTGCatgaaattatgatattagtaGCGGAAGATTATCGATCGACGCAGTACCATATACTGATACGACTCGTTGAGTTAACGGGCAGAGTTTCAAGATTGAGTTACCTTGATTTATCTGAATTGATTTTGTGTTTGACAAGGCTTGAGGGATGTAGGAAAAAGTTGAATGAATTGTTCATAAGAAGAAAAAACGATTTGTTTTGGGAAATGGTGAGTCAAAAGAAAATggaaatggagaaggtgaaacATGAAAGGGAAAGGCAAAGTTTTTTACTATGGAATGTTGATGAAAATTCTGCTGAGTTAACTTGGTCATCACAAAGTTTTGGAAAAAATCAACTTTTGGTTGCTGCTGTATAG